A window of the Tunturibacter empetritectus genome harbors these coding sequences:
- a CDS encoding chloride channel protein has protein sequence MKSEPSILKDFTVDQRVWLLSGVSIGIGVCATLLAVVLLRAIAFSTNIFYYHRFSLAPVSPAGSPLGHWMVVVPILGGLLVGVMARFGSDKIRGHGIPEAIEAILLHRAKVAPKIALLKPLSAAIAIGSGGPFGAEGPIIMTGGAVGSLIGQWMHVTDAERTTLLVAGAAAGMSATFATPVAAILLAVELLLFEWRPRSLVPVAIASVTAALLRVYWLGAGPIFPMPAITGAHGVSFVIGALLLGALLGLVAAGMSRMMYAFEDLFEHLHLHWMWWPAIGGIGIGVGGLFFPRGLGVGYDNIAELLHGTPTIGLIVGILLAKSLMWAFSLGSGTSGGVLAPLLMIGGAVGALAGHLTHAPAETQALWALIGMGAMLAGSLGVPLTAILFSLEVTHCLPALLPLATACIASYLITALIMPRSILTEKLARRGYHLTREYGVDPLELVLVREVMSPVVAGATTTRLPVSYSYADATTRGAAELMATEGLETLPVVDRTSGQICGEISLKDLLRGRERSLERESERLRLFDYVPPEQGGHN, from the coding sequence TTGAAGTCAGAACCATCCATTCTCAAAGATTTCACGGTTGATCAACGGGTCTGGCTGCTCTCCGGCGTCTCCATCGGCATCGGAGTATGCGCCACCCTGCTCGCCGTCGTCCTCCTGCGCGCTATCGCATTTTCAACCAACATCTTCTACTACCACCGCTTCAGCCTCGCCCCGGTCTCTCCCGCCGGTAGTCCCCTGGGACATTGGATGGTTGTGGTGCCAATCCTTGGTGGCCTGCTCGTCGGCGTGATGGCGCGCTTCGGTTCGGACAAGATTCGCGGCCACGGCATCCCGGAAGCCATCGAAGCGATCCTCCTTCATCGCGCTAAAGTTGCTCCGAAGATCGCCCTCCTGAAACCCCTCTCCGCAGCCATCGCGATCGGATCGGGTGGTCCGTTCGGAGCCGAAGGCCCCATCATCATGACCGGCGGTGCCGTGGGATCGCTCATCGGCCAATGGATGCACGTCACCGATGCAGAGAGAACCACACTCCTCGTCGCCGGTGCGGCAGCGGGCATGTCGGCAACCTTTGCCACGCCCGTGGCAGCCATTCTGCTCGCCGTCGAACTTCTCCTCTTCGAATGGCGTCCGCGAAGCCTCGTTCCCGTAGCCATCGCCAGTGTCACAGCGGCGCTCCTCCGAGTCTATTGGCTCGGCGCAGGACCCATCTTTCCCATGCCGGCCATCACCGGAGCTCATGGCGTCTCCTTCGTCATCGGCGCTCTCCTCCTCGGTGCTCTCCTCGGTCTCGTTGCGGCAGGCATGAGCCGCATGATGTATGCCTTCGAGGATCTGTTCGAGCACCTGCATCTCCACTGGATGTGGTGGCCGGCGATCGGCGGCATCGGGATCGGAGTCGGTGGCCTATTCTTCCCCCGCGGCCTTGGCGTCGGCTACGACAACATAGCCGAGCTGCTTCACGGAACTCCCACGATCGGCCTCATCGTAGGAATTCTGCTCGCAAAGTCGCTCATGTGGGCCTTCTCCCTCGGCTCAGGAACCTCCGGCGGCGTGCTCGCTCCCCTCCTCATGATCGGAGGAGCGGTCGGCGCGCTGGCCGGTCACCTGACTCATGCCCCCGCCGAAACTCAGGCGCTCTGGGCCCTGATCGGCATGGGAGCGATGCTCGCAGGATCACTTGGCGTTCCCCTCACCGCCATCCTGTTCAGCCTCGAGGTCACCCACTGTCTCCCTGCCCTGCTCCCTCTCGCCACGGCCTGCATCGCCTCCTACCTCATCACCGCTCTCATCATGCCTCGGTCGATTCTCACCGAAAAGCTCGCCCGGCGAGGCTACCATCTGACCCGCGAGTACGGTGTCGATCCGCTTGAGCTCGTCCTCGTCCGCGAGGTCATGTCGCCCGTCGTCGCAGGAGCCACAACCACCCGGCTCCCAGTCTCTTACTCCTACGCCGACGCAACCACCCGCGGAGCCGCAGAGCTGATGGCGACCGAAGGTCTGGAGACATTGCCGGTCGTGGATCGAACCAGCGGGCAGATCTGCGGCGAGATCTCGCTCAAAGATCTCCTGCGCGGCAGAGAACGCTCACTCGAACGCGAAAGCGAGCGCCTGCGCCTCTTCGACTACGTCCCGCCCGAACAAGGCGGCCACAACTAA
- a CDS encoding MarR family winged helix-turn-helix transcriptional regulator gives MSRKTDRNEIQLLAKFRSEIRRFLQFSEQAATAAGLQPQQHQLMLQIAGAPDGALVTISHIAEVMGLRHHTAVELSKRCEQAGLVRRTHDQNDRRRVVLELTPQGLEALRQLSEAHAQQLRELAPSLIQALTRIRNSK, from the coding sequence GTGTCCAGAAAAACCGATCGCAACGAAATCCAGCTGCTGGCAAAATTCCGATCTGAGATTCGGCGCTTCCTGCAGTTCAGCGAGCAGGCCGCCACCGCAGCAGGCCTGCAGCCGCAACAGCACCAGCTTATGTTGCAGATCGCCGGCGCCCCGGACGGCGCCCTGGTCACCATCTCCCACATCGCCGAGGTGATGGGCCTGCGCCACCACACCGCCGTCGAACTCAGCAAACGCTGCGAGCAGGCAGGTCTGGTGCGAAGAACCCACGACCAGAATGATCGCAGGCGCGTCGTGCTCGAACTCACCCCGCAGGGCCTGGAGGCGCTTCGTCAGCTCTCCGAAGCCCACGCTCAACAGCTTCGCGAACTGGCCCCCAGCCTCATCCAGGCCCTCACCCGAATACGTAACTCAAAGTGA